ttcctcagaatgtgactgtgtttggagcaAGGATCTGCAGAGAgctaattaagttaaaatgaagtcacacGGGTGGCCGTAATGCACTATgaatggtgtccttataagaagacatggacagggcgcctgggtcgctcagtcagttaatcgtcctacgtcggctcaggtcatgatgtcacagtttgtgagttcgagccccgcgtcgggctctgtgctgacagctcggagcctggagcctgctttggattctgtgtctccctctctccgtaccccccccccatgtctctccctctctctctctcaaaaataaacattaaaaataaaaataaaaaaaaaaagaagagactgggaactaatgtaacattgtgtatcaactacacttcaatgtaataaacaaacaagtaaatgttttaaaaaggagaagagatcaggacacagacacacgcaaAGGGAAAGCCGTGCATGTGAAGACGAAGGGAGAAAATGGCCATCCACGAGCCACAGGGAGAagcctcagaggaaaccaaacctgccaaggccctgatcttggacttccagcctcgaGAATCTTTAACCACCCCATCCGTGGTTTGCTACTATGTCACCTTGATCAAACCAATATTTTCCTAACTCCCCAATATTCTAACTCCACGGGCACAGTTAGCATCACTGATCAGGGGGCCCCTGACGGGCTGCACTGAGAGGGACATAGTGTCCCCCCACAGAGTACGCTTCTCTGAACTGCGGGACTGGCATCTAATAAGGACCAGACAAATCCGGAAGGTGGGATGGCCCACGACACATACTCACCCGGAATACAAAGAACTTCTAcagctcaacaacaacaaaaacccaaataacccaatttaaaactAGGCAAAGggtttgaatagatatttctccaaagacaatgtACGGATGGCCagcaaacatatgaaaagatgctcaacatcactaatgcaaatcagaactacaatgagaCACCCCTTCATGCTCATTACGATGGCTACtctacaaaagaaacaaaaatgatcatGGAAAAGTAGATGTCGGGAAGCATGTGGAGGAATCAGAACTCTTGTgttttggggacgcctgggtggctcagtcagttgagcgtctgacgcttgatttcagctcaggttgtcatcccagggttatgggatccaGCCCAGCAtgtggctccatgctgagcacggaggctgcctgggattttctctcctctctcttcctctgcccctctcccctgcttgcactctgtcactaaaaaacaaaagcaaaacaaaacaaaacaaaaaaacaacaaaaaaaccccaccctcTTGTgctttgttggtgggaatgtaaaatggcacggTTCCTATGGAAAAAAGTTTAgaggttcctttaaaaaataatggggcgcctgggtggcgcagtcggttaagcatccgacttcagctcaggtcacgatctcgcggtccgtgagttcgagccccgcgtcgggctctgggctgatggctcagagcctggagcctgtttccgattctgtgtctccctctctctctgcccctcccccgttcatgctctgtctctctctgtcccaaaaataaataaacgttaaaaaaaataattaaaaaaaaaaaagacataaaattaccATAGGATCCGGCCATTCCGcatctgggtatttatccaataGAAATGAAAGCAGGATCTTGAAAAAATGTTTGCACCCCcttgttcattgcagcattatttgcaatagccaagaggGTGGGAACAACCCAATTTTCCATAGAAAGCTGACTGGAAAAGCAAAACGTGGTATATTCATACCATGGACTATCATTAggtctttatatttattattattattattttaagagaacaagaaacttttattattacaaattttttttaaatgttttttattttatttttgagagagagagaaagagagagtgcgcacagcaggggagaggcagagagagagagagggagacaccgaatccgaagcaggctccaggctccgagctgtcagcacagagccccacgcggggctcgaactcacaaactgtgacatcatgacctgagccgaagtaggacgattaactgactgagcaacccaggcgccagtattattaattattattattattagtttaatgcttatttattattgagacagagcaggggggcagagagggagacacagaatcggaagcaggctccaggctctgagctgtcagcacagagcccgacgcggggctcgaactcaccgacagggagatcatgacctgagccaaaaagtcagaagctcaaccgactgggccacccaggtgctcctatttttatttttttctttaagttggttccatgcccaacatggggcttgaactctcgaccccgagatcaagagtcgcatgcgtgctctactgactgagccagccagtttatttttatttttttcaacatttatttatttttgggacagagagagagagacagagcatgaacgggggaggggcagagagagggagacacagaatcggaaacaggctccaggctccgagccatcagcccagagcctgacgcggggctcgaactcacggaccgcgagatcgtgacctggctgaagtcggacgctcaaccgactgcgccacccaggcgccccctgagccAGCCAGTTTAAAGACCGCTATTATTTGGTGTTTAGAAAGAaatcctggggctcctggatggttcagttggttaagtgtctgccttccgctcaggtcatgatctcacggttcatgagttcgagccccacatcgggctgtctgctgtcagtgcagaggctgttTCAGATCCTTTGtaccccccctctctgcccctcccctgctccctcgctctctcaaaattaaaaatcgggggcgcctgggtggcgcagtcggttaagcgtccgacttcagccaggtcacgatctcgcggtccgggagttcgagccccgcatcgggctctgtgctgactgctcagagcctggagcctgtttccgattctgtgtctccctctctctctgcccctcccccgttcatgctctgtctctctctgtcccaaaaataaataaacgttgaaaaaaaaaataaaaaaaaaataaataaataaaaatcggtcacacaacaatgtgaatacagTTAACGCTACGGAACTGCACACCTAAAAACACTTTAGAGGGTAAATCTTGTATGATTCTTCCTACAGTgataagaaatatatacacatgtacataagcacataataaataaacacaatacaATTCTCAGTGTCCTGCTTGCCCTGGAGGTTCTGGAAAAAGGAGATGGTCCCCTCACATCTCTTGGGTCTCTTGGGATGCAGCTACCCCACTGAGTTGTGTCTGAATCGTAAGATCAGAGGCCACATCCTGTAGctcatcacccccccccccccatccctgcttCCTGCCCCACTCCCCAGTGTAGCCATTTTAAGCtttctggcttttaaaaacaattgcAAAGAACTCCTCCCTggcacgcttttttttttttttacttgatgtctaaaattacagaattttgaTTATGAAATGCAAAATGTGAAACGTAAAATTTTAATGGCAATACATCTCTTCATGAAATGGACTGAGAgggattttcctatttttctagtTAATTCCTGTTATCGGTAGACGCATGTCCTTTGTCGCTAGAACAGGACTGGTCTGGATATTCATTCTACTCCCTTTtattctctcttgaaaaaaaaattatttatttatttggagagagaaaaagcacgagtcggggaggagcagagagagagggagagagagagagagagagagagagagagaatcccaagcaggctctacaccgttggggctcgaacccacaaaccatgagatcatgacttgagctgaagtcggaggcttaatggactgagtcactcaggagccccaatttttctcttttatacgaAGTGCTGAGTCACTGGTAAGTTTCCCGCAGCTGCTGTAAGAAATGACTACAACCTCGGTGGCTGAcgacaacagaaatttcttctccTACAATTCCGGAGGCCAGGAGTCTGGAATCAGTATCCTCAgattgaaatcaaggtgttgacagggccTCACTCCTTCTGGAGGCGCTAAGAGAGAATCAGGTGGGCGCCTCTCCCGGCATCTGTGGCTGACGCCTTTCCTGGGCTTGTGACCGCCCACCCTCCACCCTTCAAGGCCACGTcttcaaatctccctctgcctctcacagGGACACGTGGGATTGCATTTGGAGCCCTCCCCCAGACAATCCAGAATAGCCTTCCCATTTTAAGATCCTTGACTTAAAACATCTgcataggggcacccgggtggctcagtcagcgaagcgtctgacttcggctcaggtcacgatctcaccgtctgtgagttcgagcccctgcgttcagctccgtgctgacagctcagagcctggagcctgcttcggattctgtgtctccctctctctacccctctcccactcatgctctgtctctctttctcgctcgacaataagtaagcattaaaaataatttttaaaaaatctgcaaagaccctgttccAAATAGGTAACACTCACGGATTCCAGAGGTTAGGACATGGGTGTCTTTTGGGGAGTCATTTCCAGTGTACCACAGAAACTCTGTATTTACtgcacacctactgtgtgccaggcacttgtcTAGGCACGGAGAACACAGctgtgaacaagacagagatcCCTAGCCTCCCTAAGGCAGTCTAAGGCCACACTGTCCAAAATGGTAGCTCTCAGCcccatgtggctattgagcacttgaaatgtgactggtCCCAACGGAGATGTGctgaaatgtaaaatacacactggaggggcacttgggtggttcatttaagcatctgactcttgattttggctcaggccacgatctcatggtcgtgagatcgaaccccacctCAGACTCTACGGTGGGagggcgtggaacctgcttgagagtctttccctctccctctgcccctctgcttgcacactctctctccttcaaaaaccaaagagagaaaaaaaagaaaaacatgaaaaaagtacaCACTGAAGTTTGAATATTTAGCACGCACacaaaaagaatgttaaataGCACGATAATTTTtggatatgtttttttaaagattttttttattcaaaaaaaaatttttaatgtttgttttttagagagagacagagcgtgaccaggagaagggcagagagagagggagacacggaatctgaagcaggctccaggctctgagctgtcagcacagagcctgactcggggctcaaactcatggacggtgagatcatgacctgagccaaagctggacgtttaaccgactgagtcacccaggcatcccgatatattattttaatttttaagtaatctctacacctaacgtggggctcgagcccacgaccctgagatcaagagtcacacgctcctctgactgagccagccaggagcccctaatttttGGATATTGATCACATGTTACGAGTGATAACCTTTGGGATACACTGAGTTAAATCCAATAGgttattaaagttaatttcacttgagtttttagttttctgtaaCGTAGCTACTAGAATATTTAGAACTGCATATCTAGCTTGCATTGTATTTCTCTTGGATGGTGCTGTGCTGTTCTAAGGGACGGGAGCCTATGGACAATTAACACAATATGTACATTTTATGGTATGTTAGGAAGTGATCATTTctatggaaggaaaataaagattggGGTAAGACAGTATATCagcttcctgttgctgctgtaacaaattaccacaaatgtagcGGCTCAAAAAAccacaaatgtattatcttgCAGTTCTaaaggtcagaagtccaaaacgGGTCTTAGGGCCTAAATCAAAGGCCGAATTCTTTCTGGAGGTTCCAGGGGGAAATCCATTCCCcgtctttttcagcttctagacaATTCTTTGGCTCCTGGCcacatcactctgacctctgcttacaaaatcacatctccttctctgactctgaccctcccacctccctcctaaGAGGACTCCTGTGATGTTACCGGTCCACCAGGAtgatccagaataatctccccacgTCAAGATCATTCATTTGGTCACATATGTCAGGTCCCTTTgaccatgtaaggtaacatattcacagatttggGGGATCAGGAGGTGGATGTCTtggggggggcattattctgcctgccGCAGGGAGGGTCAAGCCTGAGGAGGTGCAGCTTTACACAGGGTGTCTGGGAGAGCCTCCCCGAGAAGGTGACAGCCACCTAAAGACCTGAAGGAACGGAGGGACGGAGCGATATAAATACTAGAGAATGGAGTAGCCaatgcaaaggcccagaggtggcTCTGTTCCGGGGAACCTCGCCGCCTCCTGGCACCTAAACCAACAGGGGTCAGAAATCGGCGCCTCCCGAATCTTGCCTGAGGAACAGGAGGATGTGGGACCCCTTATCATAGTCCGTCTCTGGGCACAGTGTCTCTTGCCCATGGCTCCTCAAAGGGCAGTTGGAcctgtggggagaggcaggagcctGGGTCAGAAGGGCAGTGGGTCCAGCGGTCCCCTCCACCCGCAGTCCGGAGGGGCGATCACCTGGGCTCCGCGGTCCTGTCTGTCCTGTCTGTGCAGCGTTCGCCGGCTGTGCCACTGGCGCAGGGAGGCGCGGGCCTCAGAGCTGAGCCCCTGGGGTGCGCGGCCCACATCGGGCTGGTAGTGAGCAATGTGGTGCAGCGCCCCAAACCACGTGGTCAGGTAGTACCCGGCtaggggcaggaaggggtggtCAGGGCAGCTCTCGGGCTACGCTGGTGGCCCGAGGTCCCCCTGCAGTTTAACCCTTGCTGCAGGGCGAGGCTGTTTGGCCCCAGGGCGCCCCCTGTGGGGTCCCGGCGTTCCGGGGTGGGGGCTCACCTTCTCCCCGCAGCTCGTCCGGATCCAAGAGCTCCATAAGAAACTCCACGTCCAGCTGCGTCTCCCCAATGTGCGGACTCCAGATCAGTTCTTCCGTCAGCGCGGGCAGGAAGGCGTCGGCCCCCAGGGGCTCTGGCGGAGCAGAACGGGCTCCGAGGTGGATGGCGGGCGTGCAGACCCCTCTGTCCGATCCCCAGAACACGAGTGCGGGCTGCCCTTCCACCTCGCTGGGCCGGCAAACGCCTCTCGGCGGATCCCCAGGCCCGCGTAGGCGCCCCCTGCTAGAGCGGGTCACCCTCTCCCCTCGACGTGCACACTGGCGCCTCCCACCGCGCCTCCCCAATTCTCCAGCCACCGCACATCCGGGTAGACGCGCGTAAACCTTCTTTACCTTGGTCCTCGCCCTGAGCCAGGCCCGCGTAAACGTCACTGCACACCTCCAGCAGCAGCGCCACCTTGCGGCGTGGGGCGCAGGCGGCGTGGAGGTGCTCCAGGCGCGCGTGGATGCGGCTccgcagggcgggggcggggccctgcccctcaggccccgccccctcccgcagGGCTGTTTGTCGCTGCCGCAGTCGCCGCAGCTCCCGGGCTCGCAGCGTCCGGAGTCGCGTCCACAGGGCGGGCTTCAGGGGCTCCAGCACCGCCCGGCACAGGGCGGCCTCCAACGCGGCGCCTGTGAGGGGTTGAGGTCGGTGAGCGAAGGGCCGCCAGGCTGACCCACGTCCACCCTCTCGCTCCACTTGGCCGtaccctccgcccccccccccccccgccccagccctcccTGGCTTCTGGCCGCCCACAAGTGTAGACATGGGTGGGAACACGTGTGCAAGAGGGAGCCTGGGTGTGGAGTATGGCTGTCGCCCATGTGAGAGATGTTCCCGTAGGGAGGGAAAAGCACGTGAGTGGAAAAGCAAACAGGTGTACACGGATGGAGAGAAAGACGTTGGGTGTGAAACACACACGTAAGGCCCGGAGATGGCAAACGAGAACCCGAGTGGGTCGGGGCATTGGCCATAAATTCCCTCCCAGTCCTCCTTATTACCAAGATCCTCCTCCTTCTGGAGGACCCCAGGCCCCCGGCTCCCAAAGACAGCCCTGACGTCGGGGTCCTTTGACAAGTGATCCTGGAGGTCGGTAAGGAGGTGCCGCACATCCTGAAGCAGCTCTGTGGCTGGGTCCCCGGGCCTGTGGGGGCCTCCAGCATTTGAGGTGAGGCGGGCTCGAAGGCCCTGGAACTGCCTCCCCACGTAGTTGCTCCGGGCCCTGGCCAGAGCCTGGATGTGATGGGTGAGAACATCGTCAGgtcctttctcttcatctttgtaGCTGTCCTCGTCCTCATCCTcgtcctccttctctttctcctccaccaGGCTGGCTAGGGTTGGCCCAGGATGGTATCCTTCTGGGCTGAGCGGGCCTTCGACCCAGGAGACCCGGTGAGGGGCAGGGTTCCTGGGGGCTGGATGTGAGGAGAGGGTCGGGTCCCGCAGAACAGCGGCAATAGCTCCCTCATCCTTCAAGGGCCCAGGGCCCTGCCCCACCCAGCTAACCTGAACTGTGTCTTTCTGCAGTCCCTGGAGATGTCTCTGCGGTGATTTGCTCCAAACCCCACCCTCCGTGGGTCTCCAGGTACAGCTTGTTCACCACGGGGAGCACCTTCTCCGAGATGTTGAGTTGGACGCCGCCAGTCTGTGCAAGACCTGGGAGCCAGCACAACCGAGGTGTCCCAGATGTCCCAGGTGCCAGCCCTGGTTCTTCAGGGTACCAGGAGAATTAATTCCCAGCCTCATTACTGAAGGAGCTGAGGCTTCGTCCCTGGTCCCTTGTCACTCAGGCCCAGGAGTCGAGCCTCCCACAGCTCTCTCAGACCCCCATCCTATCCTCCCTCAAACACAGAAGTCTGGTTCCTGAAGTGCCATCCTTCTGGACCAAGGAGGCTGGAAGGTGGCCTCTCACCTGTTTGTTGGTCTCCTGGCCTTAGAGTGGGAGGGGGCAAGAGCAGTGTTCTGGGCAAAACATCCCTGAGAAAAGATAATGGGGAGCTGCAGTGGGTGGGATGCCTTAGAGTTGGATCCCCCTTAGCCCTTTTGACGGGTAACCTGTACCTGCTGGCTGATAGGAAAGCCAGGAGATGGGGCAGGTCCGGCATACAGAGGTTAGAGTATTCCAGAGAAACACCTGAGGGTTGGGGGCAACAAAGGGCAAGGAAGAAAAGTTGAAGGGTGGCAGCCTCATCTTCCCTGGgactctctcttcctcagttCTGCAGTCCCCCAACAGCCCTTCAAAACAGGGAAATTTCTACCCCTTGAAGTCcccatcttttcctgtgtctttagGCTTGCATCCCACTTATGCCACCAAATAGGATTTTGGGAGATTATTTTGGAAGCGAAGCTCACCAAATTTGCTGTGGACTGGAAACTCAGGAGTAGGCTCCTTACCTCCAGGAAGCTTCTGGATCTGGTAGGTGCAGACTTCTCCTGGTGAAGCTCCTGTCCTCAACACCAGGACCTGGCTGGAGTTGTGTCCTGTGACCAGGAAACtctggttggggggtgggggtggaggcaaaGGTCATCTTGGAGAGGATTTGTGCAGATGTCTGTTACTTTTGCCTGCCCAGCATCCCATTTCCCTTATGTTGGGTTCCACACGCCAAATTTCCTTTAGAGAAACCCACTTCCTCCCTTAGTGCCCGTGGGTGGGACTAACTCTGTCCAAGCCCTAGGGGTGGTCTGTGACCTGACCTAGCCAATAGGATGACAGTGCTTTCTAACCACTGTGATTGGTTCAGAGATGGGCATGTGAATCAGGCCCAGCCAATGGAAATCTTCCACGAGGTTTTTGCTGGAGCTCTTCGGCACAAGGACTCTTTTCACACTGGGATTGCTAAGCTTGTGAGATGTGGCCCTGAGCTGGGGACAGCCATCTCTGCCACCACAAGGAGGGAGCCCCCTCGAGAAGGAAGCTGTGTAGACCCTAGTTGCCTTATCCTAATCCGTTCCCTATCCCTTGCAGAACTGCAGGGTTGTGAGGGGCTCATCTGCCCAGCCGTAGAAGATGGATAATGACGTAGGTGGTGTTTCTCACCTCGGGTTTTATAACCCCCAGGGGAGCTTTACACAATGTATTGCTACCCGGGCCCCTCTCCGTATGTTTTGAATCAATTGTGAAGGCTTTTGGTTTTCCTGTTAAAAGAAACAGATATAACTGGCGCTTCCTTTCTCGTCTTCCTCCTGCCTGGAGCTCACACACGTGCTTGGACCCGGGGCAGCCACTGGGCAACCACGGAGGAAGTCCAAGAGAATTGCAAAAGCTGGCCTTGATGTCCCCGAGCTGCCAAACTAGAGCCTGCAGCTGCCTTTCTGGTACAAAGAGCAGTGCCTATTTGCCTCAGCTACTGTGTGGATCGAGTGTTTGTTCCTCGAAACCCCAAACGGTCGGCTTTCCCCACAGTTTAAAGCaaagccaaggggcgcctgggtggctcagttggttgagcgaccgacttcggctcgggtcacgatctcacgctttgtgagttcgagccccgcgtcggcctctgggctgacggctctctctgcccttcctccactcatgctctctctctgtctcagaaataagtaaacattaaaaaaattttttaagccaaGCCAAGACATGGGATGAAGAGAACTTTATAAGTCGTCTAATGCTCAGGATGCAGACATTGCTGAAATTCCCTTTCTTCCGGGGTTTTCAGCCCACTTACTTTTCAGTAAGTGGCCTTTTTTGGTTTTCCCGGTTTGTGCTGTTTGTCACCAGCAAGCAGCGGAGTCCTGACTGACCCACGGTGTcatggggagggtgagagagggtCCCCGGCTGTGAGTACTCACCCCCGGTGGCCACAGCTCAAGAAGGGCTCCCGCATCCTGAGTAGCCAGCTCTGGGATCTGCCACACCCCCCGTGTCCTCTGCAGGCGAAGGAGCGGCTCTGGGGTCCCAAGGACCCCTAAGGGGGTCTCACCTGCTCCATTCACCTGTGGTGGAACCATCCTGGGACGTGCAGGGTCCAGGAGACCAGAGGTTAGAGGTGGGCAGTTGGACACTAAGGTGGGGTCCAAGGTGCAGGGGGCAAGGGGCAGCCCAGGGGCGAGACGAGATTCAGGGTCCTATGGGGGGTGTGGGCATTGGATGGCTGGAAGGGCCTTCTGAATCCGGGGGCAGGAGCTGGAGACCCCAGCCCCCGCAGCTCTCACCTCTCCCCGTCGATGAGGCCTGCAGAGGCCTTGTCCTCCGGCTGGGCCATCCTCAGGATGCGGGAGGCCAGCAAGCCATGGTCTGGCCTCTGGCAGGGAGGAAGGTAAAGTTCAAGGCTGCTCCAATCCAGGGGTAATATTCACGATATAGCAGAGACCCTGACCGATCAGAATGGGCCCAAGGCCCCTCGCTGTGCCAGGTGTCAGTTCTTTAGCGGCTGGCTGGTGGGGAGATGTGGGGATCCCAGAAGGAGGGCCCGCGTgtcctggtggggaggggacaagGGGAGGACCCAAACCGACAGCTATTTACCAAGTGGTACAGGAACACTTCAGATTTTGACAACCGGTGCTGCCATAATACAGACGCGGACCAGTTGAGTAACAACCCCGTGTCTGGACAAGTGCTCCACCCATGGTAGGCACTCTGTAAACGTGCCATCGTGTTACAGAcgtcctctcttcctcccttcccagacCACAGAAGGGCTCTCGGATATTCCCGCCCCCACCAACATTCTACTGTGAAAGTTTTCAAACGttcagaaaaaaggagagaattttaCAGGGAACGTCCATATACTCACTACCTAGATTTTATTGTAACCACTTTGCTTTTTGCTATTTGCTTTGTAACACATCTGTCCCCTCTATCCACTGGACCtcaactcttaatttttaaaaaaggttttttctgggcgcctgggtggctcagtcggttaagcgtccaacttcggctcgggtcatgatctcgtggtccatgggttcgagccccacatggggctctgtgctgacaactcagagcccggagcctgcttcggattctgtgtctctctgtacctctgcccctcccccactcatgctctgtctctctccatctctgaaaaatgagtaaatgtttaaaaaaaaatttttttttaagattttttaagtgggctccatgcccaacatggggtttgaactcacagccctgagatcaagagtcgtatgctctatggctgggccagccaggtgcccctatcaggcctcaactcttttttttttttttttaataattttttttaatgttttattttatttttgagacagagagagacagagtatgaacggggaatgggcagagagagagggaaacgtagaatccgaagcaaactccaggctctgagctgtcagcacagagcccgacgcggggctcaaactcacggaccgtgaggtcacgacctgagccgaagtcggacgctcaaccgacagccacccaggagcccctgggcctcaactctttttttttttttttttaattttttttttccaacgtttatttatttttgggacagagagagacagagcatgaacgggggaggggcagagagagagggagacacagaatcggaaacaggctccaggctctgagccatcagcccagagcccgacgcggggctcgaactcacggaccgcgagatggtgacctggctgaagtcggacgcttaaccgactgcgccacccaggcgccccgggcctCAACTCTTAAAGCCAATACACAATCCTAGCTACAGTGGGTTATGACTCGAGGTGGgcatttttgaatattttccctGCGGCAGTCCCAGGAGTGAGACATCTGCGGCCATTCATCTGTGCACCCAACAAACACTTAAGAAGTACAGGCCCAGACTGAGGTGCCAGCCCCGGGGGGAAGGTGACAGACAGGATGGGCCCCTGCTCTCAGGGGCTTCCATTCTTGCTTGGGGTGGTATGGGAGGCGGGTAATAAATAGCTTGCTGACCAGAAACCCAGGGTTTGGGGAAGGGTGGGGACAGTGAGCAGGTGCTCAG
The Lynx canadensis isolate LIC74 chromosome E2, mLynCan4.pri.v2, whole genome shotgun sequence genome window above contains:
- the RINL gene encoding ras and Rab interactor-like protein isoform X5; the protein is MAQPEDKASAGLIDGERMVPPQVNGAGETPLGVLGTPEPLLRLQRTRGVWQIPELATQDAGALLELWPPGSFLVTGHNSSQVLVLRTGASPGEVCTYQIQKLPGGVSLEYSNLCMPDLPHLLAFLSASRDVLPRTLLLPPPTLRPGDQQTEPGLAPGTSGTPRLCWLPGLAQTGGVQLNISEKVLPVVNKLYLETHGGWGLEQITAETSPGTAERHSSAPRNPAPHRVSWVEGPLSPEGYHPGPTLASLVEEKEKEDEDEDEDSYKDEEKGPDDVLTHHIQALARARSNYVGRQFQGLRARLTSNAGGPHRPGDPATELLQDVRHLLTDLQDHLSKDPDVRAVFGSRGPGVLQKEEDLGAALEAALCRAVLEPLKPALWTRLRTLRARELRRLRQRQTAPPCGAASTRAWSTSTPPAPHAARWRCCWRCAVTFTRAWLRARTKVKKVYARLPGCAVAGELGRRGGRRQCARRGERVTRSSRGRLRGPGDPPRGVCRPSEVEGQPALVFWGSDRGVCTPAIHLGARSAPPEPLGADAFLPALTEELIWSPHIGETQLDVEFLMELLDPDELRGEAGYYLTTWFGALHHIAHYQPDVGRAPQGLSSEARASLRQWHSRRTLHRQDRQDRGAQVQLPFEEPWARDTVPRDGL
- the RINL gene encoding ras and Rab interactor-like protein isoform X2, yielding MAQPEDKASAGLIDGERMVPPQVNGAGETPLGVLGTPEPLLRLQRTRGVWQIPELATQDAGALLELWPPGSFLVTGHNSSQVLVLRTGASPGEVCTYQIQKLPGGVSLEYSNLCMPDLPHLLAFLSASRDVLPRTLLLPPPTLRPGDQQTGLAQTGGVQLNISEKVLPVVNKLYLETHGGWGLEQITAETSPGTAERHSSAPRNPAPHRVSWVEGPLSPEGYHPGPTLASLVEEKEKEDEDEDEDSYKDEEKGPDDVLTHHIQALARARSNYVGRQFQGLRARLTSNAGGPHRPGDPATELLQDVRHLLTDLQDHLSKDPDVRAVFGSRGPGVLQKEEDLGNKEDWEGIYGQCPDPLGFSFAISGPYVCVSHPTSFSPSVYTCLLFHSRAFPSLREHLSHGRQPYSTPRLPLAHVFPPMSTLVGGQKPGRAGAGGGGGGGYGQVEREGGRGSAWRPFAHRPQPLTGAALEAALCRAVLEPLKPALWTRLRTLRARELRRLRQRQTAPPCGAASTRAWSTSTPPAPHAARWRCCWRCAVTFTRAWLRARTKVKKVYARLPGCAVAGELGRRGGRRQCARRGERVTRSSRGRLRGPGDPPRGVCRPSEVEGQPALVFWGSDRGVCTPAIHLGARSAPPEPLGADAFLPALTEELIWSPHIGETQLDVEFLMELLDPDELRGEAGYYLTTWFGALHHIAHYQPDVGRAPQGLSSEARASLRQWHSRRTLHRQDRQDRGAQVQLPFEEPWARDTVPRDGL
- the RINL gene encoding ras and Rab interactor-like protein isoform X3; the protein is MAQPEDKASAGLIDGERMVPPQVNGAGETPLGVLGTPEPLLRLQRTRGVWQIPELATQDAGALLELWPPGSFLVTGHNSSQVLVLRTGASPGEVCTYQIQKLPGGVSLEYSNLCMPDLPHLLAFLSASRDVLPRTLLLPPPTLRPGDQQTEPGLAPGTSGTPRLCWLPGLAQTGGVQLNISEKVLPVVNKLYLETHGGWGLEQITAETSPGTAERHSSAPRNPAPHRVSWVEGPLSPEGYHPGPTLASLVEEKEKEDEDEDEDSYKDEEKGPDDVLTHHIQALARARSNYVGRQFQGLRARLTSNAGGPHRPGDPATELLQDVRHLLTDLQDHLSKDPDVRAVFGSRGPGVLQKEEDLGNKEDWEGIYGQCPDPLGFSFAISGPYVCVSHPTSFSPSVYTCLLFHSRAFPSLREHLSHGRQPYSTPRLPLAHVFPPMSTLVGGQKPGRAGAGGGGGGGYGQVEREGGRGSAWRPFAHRPQPLTGAALEAALCRAVLEPLKPALWTRLRTLRARELRRLRQRQTAPALRSRIHARLEHLHAACAPRRKVALLLEVCSDVYAGLAQGEDQEPLGADAFLPALTEELIWSPHIGETQLDVEFLMELLDPDELRGEAGYYLTTWFGALHHIAHYQPDVGRAPQGLSSEARASLRQWHSRRTLHRQDRQDRGAQVQLPFEEPWARDTVPRDGL
- the RINL gene encoding ras and Rab interactor-like protein isoform X6, encoding MAQPEDKASAGLIDGERMVPPQVNGAGETPLGVLGTPEPLLRLQRTRGVWQIPELATQDAGALLELWPPGSFLVTGHNSSQVLVLRTGASPGEVCTYQIQKLPGGVSLEYSNLCMPDLPHLLAFLSASRDVLPRTLLLPPPTLRPGDQQTEPGLAPGTSGTPRLCWLPGLAQTGGVQLNISEKVLPVVNKLYLETHGGWGLEQITAETSPGTAERHSSAPRNPAPHRVSWVEGPLSPEGYHPGPTLASLVEEKEKEDEDEDEDSYKDEEKGPDDVLTHHIQALARARSNYVGRQFQGLRARLTSNAGGPHRPGDPATELLQDVRHLLTDLQDHLSKDPDVRAVFGSRGPGVLQKEEDLGNKEDWEGIYGQCPDPLGFSFAISGPYVCVSHPTSFSPSVYTCLLFHSRAFPSLREHLSHGRQPYSTPRLPLAHVFPPMSTLVGGQKPGRAGAGGGGGGGYGQVEREGGRGSAWRPFAHRPQPLTGAALEAALCRAVLEPLKPALWTRLRTLRARELRRLRQRQTAPPCGAASTRAWSTSTPPAPHAARWRCCWRCAVTFTRAWLRARTKSPWGPTPSCPR